In the Muricauda sp. MAR_2010_75 genome, one interval contains:
- a CDS encoding alpha/beta hydrolase: MAPTEKTVRYTAQNTYLTQNPITQKTKNVWLVFHGIGYLSRYFVKYFEGLNPDENHIIVPQAPSKYYLKNEYKYVGASWLTKENRHMEIDNVLNYVDAVFDSEQIPSDVNLILFGFSQGVSIATRWLVHRKIQVKALILYAGGIPNELKKEDFSFLDLENTTIKIIYGDTDEFLTPERLKVEKVKIDALFQGKAEVTTFKGGHEVKPEIIAGVI; encoded by the coding sequence ATGGCCCCAACTGAAAAGACAGTACGCTACACCGCCCAGAATACGTATTTAACGCAAAATCCTATCACGCAGAAAACCAAGAATGTATGGTTGGTTTTTCATGGCATTGGTTATTTGAGCCGCTATTTTGTAAAATATTTTGAAGGTCTTAACCCAGATGAGAATCACATTATTGTTCCCCAGGCTCCCTCAAAATACTATTTAAAAAATGAGTACAAATATGTTGGTGCAAGTTGGTTGACCAAGGAAAATAGGCACATGGAAATTGACAATGTGCTCAACTATGTGGATGCAGTTTTTGATTCGGAACAAATCCCATCAGATGTAAACCTGATTCTTTTTGGATTTTCCCAAGGGGTTTCCATTGCAACCCGCTGGTTGGTTCACAGAAAAATACAAGTCAAGGCTTTGATTCTCTATGCGGGAGGCATCCCCAATGAGTTAAAAAAGGAAGATTTTAGTTTTCTGGATTTGGAAAACACAACGATAAAAATCATCTATGGAGATACGGACGAATTTCTTACCCCAGAACGATTAAAGGTAGAAAAAGTAAAAATTGATGCACTTTTCCAAGGCAAAGCGGAAGTTACAACTTTTAAAGGCGGACATGAGGTGAAACCAGAGATTATTGCTGGAGTGATTTAG